ATGAATTAGATAGTCTAAACTCGTTGAATCTTGTTTTGTTAAGCCTGACTGAGTTCTTGCTCGGTCATATCCACCGAAGGCTCACCACCAGCACAATTTTGACAATAATTATTGCTACCTTCATCCCTCGTGGCTATCGGCACTCCAAAAAGGACAAATTGTTCCCGATAGGTTCGAGCGATGCCCTTGTCGATACTATCATAGCACACGTTGCAGGGTTCTTCGACATTTCGAATGATTGCCTCTCCGGTCGAACGATTCCATCCTACCGTGGTAACTGGGTGTTTTATGCTGATTCGTTCTCGAACAGGTGGAAGAAGAATTGCACCAATAGCGATGAAGATCACGCCTTGTATGAACGATATGACCAATCCTACGATTCCAGCTCCGCTGAAAAGCGTGCCTAGTCCTCCCAAAACAAATAATACACCGAATATCCACGCGAGAGATTTTAACCCATACCGGAACAGTTTTTCTATATCGACCTCTGTCGATTGATCAATATCTCCAAGTCCAGAAGACAAACTGCTTTCACTATCTTCGATAGATGACGTTTGACTCACCTCCTGATTTCTCACTCCGCAGTGAGGACACAGTTCCGCTTGTTCCTTAATTGCCTCTCCGCACGACGCACAGAAGACTTCGTCATAGCCTTTTTCTCTCGACATCAGTAACCTGCTACCCCAGCCCTTCTGAGTTCTTCTCTAGCATCTTTAATCATTTTTCTCGTATGAAGGGGGACGATAACGAACCCGAGAAGAATATAATTAAAGGTGAGAAAATTCAGGACGGCCAACCCAGTCTTACCGACCTTGAGGTATCCAATCGGCGTGAGAAACAACCCCCACAGCATAGTGGTTGTTATATCTTTGCTTGCCATCTTTTCCAACTCATATTGACGTCTATCTGATATTTCGATGCTACTGCCTTGTTTTTGCTTTCCTGTCTGTCTTTCGTCCGTGGTTTGTCGAACGCCGCATTCTGGACAGACTTCAGCCTGATTCTTGATAGCTGCTCCACAACTTGTACAATAGACTTCGTCAGGACCCAGTTTTGGCTTGCTGTTAGAAGTTGAAGTGGTTTCTTGAATCGATTCCTCGGGGTCTGATTCTAATTCAGTAGTTTCCTCCTGATCTGAGTCTGGTTGTTCTGATGCCATTGAATCGGTTGCTATTCGCTACCCATATTAATCATTTGTTAATAGATGTGGTAGTTGACAGGCGCTCTATCCTCAAAATTTAAACCATCGCGTGAACGTGCGGCGACGATTACTCGGCGATCGCTTGGACGAGCAGCGCGATGATGACCGGGATGTCGATGCCCGATGCGATCAATACCACGAGAATCGGTATCTTCCCGACGGTGCTCGCGTCGCCCCGGATCGATCGCCGTGCGTCGTTGATGCTTTCGGCGAGGTCGGTGATAGCGCCCATGCGGCGAAAACCGGGACGAAGCGTGTTCACCGCTGGGCCGGCCAGCGCAAGCAACGGGGCCGTGCAGTCACCGTTCTATCGGCCGACGAAGCCAAAGTCGATCGGTGGTTCGTCGATCTCGGTCGTTCAGTCGGTCGCCGTCTCCGTGGCGCTCGGAGCACGACTCGCGTTCTGGAGCTTGCCGATCCGCCAGCGGAGGACGACCACCGTCACGAGACCCACGACGAGCGCACCGTTCATGACGTACAGCGCGCTCGTGTAGTTCCCCGTCGATTCGAGAATTATCGAGGCGAGCTGCGGGCCGGCCACGCCGGCGACACCCCACGCCGTGAGCGCGTAGCCGTGGATCGCGCTGACCTCCTCGGTGCCGAAGAGGTCGCTGAGGTACGCCGGCAGGCAGGCGAACCCGCCGCCGTAGCACGTGATGACGAGGAAGATGATTCCCGCGAGGAGCCAGACGCCCGTGACCTGTGGCATCACGAAGAAGGCGACGATCTGGATGGCGAAAAACGCCGCATACGTCGTCGTCCGGCCGATGTAATCCGACAGGGAGGCCCACGCGATGCGGCCGCCGCCGTTGAAGATCCCGATGTAGCCGGTGATGAACGCGGCGGTCGTTGCGCTCGCGCCGGCGATCTGCTGGAGCATCGGCGAGGCGAACGCGAGCAGCATGATCCCCGCCGAGACGTTGATGAAGACGATGAGCCACACCATCCAGAAGCGTGGCGACGTGCGTGCTTCCTTCGCGGTGAGGTTACTGATTCCCGACAGCGCGCTCCTCGCTTCCTCCTGGTTTTCCGGTGTGTCTTCCATCCCCTCAGGCAGCCACCCGTCCGGCGGCTTGGCGAGATAGCTCGATCCCGCCGCCATCAGGACGAAGTACAACGCGCCGAGGGCGAAAAAGGCCGTCGCGACGCCGTAGCCCTGGATCAGGAAGTTTCCGAGCGGACCGGTCAGCAGCGCGCCGGCCCCGAACCCCATCACTGCGAGGCCGGTAGCCATTCCGCGGCGGTCGGGGAACCACTCGACGAGCGTCCCGATCGGTGTGATGTATCCGACTCCGATTCCCATCCCGCCGACGACCCCGAACGTAGCGAGAAAGAGCGGGAGGCTTCCGAGGAGGACACTCACGCCGGAGCCGACCATCCCGAGGCCGTACAGGACGGCCGCAGCCAGCCCGGATCGCCGTGGGCCGTACTTCTCGACGTAACTCCCCAGGAAGGCGGCCGTGATGCCGAGCACGAAGATAGCGATCGAAAAGGCGGTCGTCACGCTCCCCGTGCTCCAGCCCAGCGTCTCGTTTAACGGTATCTGGTAGATACTGTACGCGTAAATGCTACCGATCGACAGGTGGATCGCGACGGCCGACGCCGCGATCACCCATCGGTTCTTGTCCGTGCCCGTGGCTGACATCCTCTAACAGCACGTTCTATCGTTAATAACAAGTTTTGGTTGCTGAAACGGTTGCCGATTCTCGGGCACAGAGAGACAAATTTCCCTTGACACGAACTGTTCCCAGTTCTGTGGCCAAAACGAGTGTCGCATCGAATCAGTTTCGAAGTGCAGCTCCGCGGTCCGAACGCGCCACGCCGATCACTCGCTCATCGAGGCGGGGACGGTCGGGACGACCGGCATTCGCGACGTGGCGAGATAGGCTCCCTTCCGGAACGCACCTTTCGTGTACTGACGTGCGCTGCGGTGGATCGGCGTTCGCTTGCCCTTGATCTCGGTCGCGCCCGCACGCATCGCCTCGACGACCGCCTCGCCGTCGATGGCCTCGGAGCGAAGCGACGCGGCGTCGAGATCGATCCGGATCTCGGTGTAGGCCCGGCCGACGTTCGGGAGGGTGTGAGCGTCGCTCGCGCCGACTTTCGGGTACTCGTGCGCCGTCGCGAACGCCCGTGCCCGACGGTTCCGGTAGCCCGTGAACACCATCGAGTTGTAGGCTTCGATCGCATCACAGTCGGTGAGATAGCGTTTCCTGACGCCGTGACGGCTCCGCTGGAAGGGGTGGGGAACGACCGCGACGCCGCCGAGGTCGCGCACCCGCTCGACCGTTTCAGTGAGCGATCGCCCCCGTTCCGGGCGGGTTTCGACCCCGATGGCGAGCAGGTGGCCGTGGCTGGTCGAGACCTCGACGCCCGGGATCCCGAGCAGCCCGTACTCGGGCGCGAGCTCGGCCGCTCGGAGCGACTCCTCGATCGCGTCGTGGTCGGTGACGACGATCCCGTCGAGTTCGAGATCGGCCACGTGTTCGAGGAGGAGTTCGACCGGCTCCCGGCCGTCGTACGAGCCCTCCGAATGGACGTGCGGATCGATGGCGACCGTGGCCGTCTGACTCATTCGTCAATCATATCTCCCGGATCGGTAATAAGCGCTCCCTCCGAGTGAGTGTGAGCGGCGGCTGTGCGGTGGCGAGTGGTCGTATCGTAATTCGACTTCGATGATCGTGGCTGTGAGCCGCCAGAGCCGTCTGCTGTTGAGGGAGTACATCG
This sequence is a window from Halococcus salifodinae DSM 8989. Protein-coding genes within it:
- a CDS encoding L-lactate MFS transporter encodes the protein MSATGTDKNRWVIAASAVAIHLSIGSIYAYSIYQIPLNETLGWSTGSVTTAFSIAIFVLGITAAFLGSYVEKYGPRRSGLAAAVLYGLGMVGSGVSVLLGSLPLFLATFGVVGGMGIGVGYITPIGTLVEWFPDRRGMATGLAVMGFGAGALLTGPLGNFLIQGYGVATAFFALGALYFVLMAAGSSYLAKPPDGWLPEGMEDTPENQEEARSALSGISNLTAKEARTSPRFWMVWLIVFINVSAGIMLLAFASPMLQQIAGASATTAAFITGYIGIFNGGGRIAWASLSDYIGRTTTYAAFFAIQIVAFFVMPQVTGVWLLAGIIFLVITCYGGGFACLPAYLSDLFGTEEVSAIHGYALTAWGVAGVAGPQLASIILESTGNYTSALYVMNGALVVGLVTVVVLRWRIGKLQNASRAPSATETATD
- a CDS encoding CehA/McbA family metallohydrolase — translated: MSQTATVAIDPHVHSEGSYDGREPVELLLEHVADLELDGIVVTDHDAIEESLRAAELAPEYGLLGIPGVEVSTSHGHLLAIGVETRPERGRSLTETVERVRDLGGVAVVPHPFQRSRHGVRKRYLTDCDAIEAYNSMVFTGYRNRRARAFATAHEYPKVGASDAHTLPNVGRAYTEIRIDLDAASLRSEAIDGEAVVEAMRAGATEIKGKRTPIHRSARQYTKGAFRKGAYLATSRMPVVPTVPASMSE
- a CDS encoding zinc ribbon domain-containing protein, encoding MASEQPDSDQEETTELESDPEESIQETTSTSNSKPKLGPDEVYCTSCGAAIKNQAEVCPECGVRQTTDERQTGKQKQGSSIEISDRRQYELEKMASKDITTTMLWGLFLTPIGYLKVGKTGLAVLNFLTFNYILLGFVIVPLHTRKMIKDAREELRRAGVAGY